Part of the Xenopus laevis strain J_2021 chromosome 2S, Xenopus_laevis_v10.1, whole genome shotgun sequence genome is shown below.
cccctaactggccttcaggctgggcccccttagctcataacaatgttacagatatatagaacattggggtaaccagtcaccctgctatagttccaagcaggggcgatcctggcccctccgctgcctgaggcagcagcagttactgctgccccccccaccccagaaattcgctcttaaagtaccaggagcagcatttttgctgcccctggtacctagtggggcgctgccgcctgaggcgacagcctcaacttgcctcattggcgaagcacccctggttccaagggtacccagggaacaaataagcactcgccccaaatcttcCCCCTAaccggccttcaggctgggcccccttagcccataacaaggtttcagatatataaatacattggggtaacagtcaccctgctatagttccagggataccctaggcacaaataagcactcacccaaaatcaccccataactggccttcaggctggccccccttagctcataacaatgttacagatatatagaaatattgggcttaacagtcaccctgctaaacttccaggggtaccctgggcacaaataagcactcaccccaaatcttccccctAACCGGCCTTTAGGCTGattccccttagctcataacaaaattacagatatatatagaaacattggggtaacagtcaccctgctatagttccaggggtacccagggcacaaataagcactcaccccaaatcttccccctaaccggccttcaggctgggcccccttagctcataactaagttacagatatatagaaacattggggtaacagtcaccctgctatagttccaggggtacccagggcacaaataagcactcaccccaaatcttccccctaaccggccttcaggctgggcgcccttagctcataactaagttacagatatatagaaacattggggtaatataGTCTGctatatagttccaggggtaccagtgGCACTCATTTCTCACCCTAACTGTATTGTACAAATAGTACATATCATACATCTCTTCTCACCCGTGCAGCTTCGTACAAAAGGCTCCATAAAGCGCCGACCTCCGAGCCGAAGATTCCGCAAATCCCTGACAGAGTTTGGGACCGAGGATGAGGTAGAGTCAAGCAAAACTGCAAAAGAAAACGGAGAGAAAACCCAAGACGCAGATGAAGTCTTCAATCCAAAGGAAAAGCAGAACAAGGAGGAATCTGAGCTGCTTACTGAGACCCAGGAGGAAACATCAAAGCCAACAGGAGAGTCATCAGAAAAAAGTGAAGAAGAAAAGTCCGGAGATGGGAAAGAAACAGAAACAGAGAGGGAATCAGATGCAAATCAGGGAGATGAAGATACTAAAAAGGACTGTGAAAAAGAAACCACAGTAAATGAATCAGATCCCAAAGAGCCGACCATTGCGCCTACAGGGCCCACCAACATAGAAACTACAGAAGAGAAGCCATGTGACCTGTTGGGAAAGGATGCGGATGCAGAAGGAAGTAAATCTAATGGAGAGGTAAGCAGATATAAATGTGCATCTACCGTGCCATTTACCACACCTTAGTTTTGCTGCAAACtaaaggggctgttcctgttgaattatgctaagtacaagggaatacctacaCCTGCATCAACTCACTGCAGACTGTATGTATGGGGTCAACATTTTAGCCTTTCCAACTGATATAAATGACCAGGGAGCAGCCCAATATTTATCAAGCCAGTCTTAGAATCCAAAATCAGGCAAAAACACACAGTTTTGCCAACAGCTTTGAGATGATTGTGTCTCTATTGTGGACTCTCACACACGTCTGTCATTTAGGAATGGCCTATTATAGTAGGAAGCTGCACTTCAGCCTAAGAACAATAGAGATTTAGCCAAGACTGAAACTGCAAGGTGACACAGCTTCATAGTGAAATCAAAGCAACAGGCAAATAATTTTGTGTCCACTTGATAAAGAAAACTaagagcaaataatttaaaaaatcaggtATTCCGGTCCGTTGAAGAAGATACTAACCCCTCTTCCCTTTCATTTAGGCAGACCTGGACAAAGAAAATTGAAGGCTTCACTGTGACCAATAAAGGAGGGCAAATGATATTTGTGACTACAAGCTTTGCTAAATTCTCTGCTGTATTCCCAGAAACGACTTACTATAAACATGGATCATGAGTGGGATCCTCCTTGTGGGAATTCAGAGGCACCTGAGTCTGTCCGACCCCCACGTGTAGGAATCAAGGGCGTGCACTGTTCCTGCTGGGAATAAATGATGAATATGAAACTCAATGGAAGGAGACTGCCTTTTCAAATGCTGCAGCACATGTGGTGTTTATTTACGAACTGTTGTTATTTATCATTTTGGAGCAAATTTGTGTATCTTGGCTGGCACTGCATTAGAAAGGGATGGAAGATCGTCGATATCCAGAGCACAAAGTACTATGGCCTCACCTATTTCTAATTTATATCAGATGTTCCTCTTATCTGGGTCACATTACATATTCAAAGAGTCGCTTGGGTTTTTTTATGGAGTACATATGGGCAGCCCAATGAATAACGTATTTCAATCAACGGCAAAATGTACTTGAACATGCCATTAGACTGCAAGAAGTAGATTTCTGATCTTCAGAAACCTCTGTTCAGTGCCAGCATTCCACAAAAACCTATAATGCTTGCTGCCGAACTCAGTGTGGTCTTCTGGATTCTGGAAAAATCAAAACGTACTTGAACATGCCACCAGACTGCAAGAAGGAGAAAGAAGGAGATATCTGATCGTCAGAAACCCATCCTCTATTCAGTGCCAGGATGCCACAAAAAATGATTGCTGCCAAAATCAGCGTGATCTTCTGGATTCTGGAAACATCTCCAATGGCTTCAGATAACTACCATGTCGTTGGCTAAGGGCAACAGGGCATCTTAGCTTCAGAAGAAGGAACCAAACATTTGTTGCTCCTCAAGCTTTCATTTTGTTCAGTCAAGGTCCTCTTTAGCTTGCAACATGTAGACtactctttctttctattgtttcATGGCGACGCATTTCACTCAACTCCACCAATGTGTTGCCAAACAGGCTTTTATACCCATTTAGCTTCAGATTTCACTGTTTGCTGCTTTTACATACAAAAAGTATGAAACGTGTTGTTGTGACTTTATAGAGTGTATAGACCATCACAAGATCTGCTTTACCCTGATAGAAGTATTAATTGTTTTCTCCCGAGCGTTGCTGCTCATCAAGCTCTTGTCCAGAGAATAGGGTGACCAGCTGACCTTAGATCCACTTGACAATCATTGAGGCACAAATTGTGCCTCAATCAATACTGAGCCCCACAGTCAAACAGTCACAAGACATAAGGAGCCTTCACACATGCACTGGGTACAGACCACCACCAATGGTAATAAAGTTGCTTTCAATTTTCAGGATCAAGGTTTGATTAGTCAAATGGACGCCCACATGATCGTTCAGTTTAatggaaaatgtattgtttttagcTGAACTTCAAAAAAGACAGGTTGGGCACccaaatcattttattatatttttaacccCCATCTTCTACCTCTAGAAATGAAGAGGTACCAGATCTTCTTCTAGCTTGGATTGAagtaactgcagcagcactctgttctgtgataaatgatatttattcgtgcatcggcaacgtttcgagctataccagctctttatcaagcccTTCTTCTAGCTGTCACAGCAAATATCTTGGTTTAATCGGACGACACAATCAAAATTATATGAAGTAAGTAGGCCCCTAGCTCTTGTGCAAGTACTGGCACCACTGACCGCTAGaagatactgggccccacagcaaaaatcATTTTAGAGGCCCTTACATTTTTTGACATATTTTATAGAACTGCTTATTAGTTAGTGCATCactaggccccctatacctcctgaacCCCACAACAGTTAAGGTTACGCCCTTGCTTTGAAGGTGTTCGAATTCGATCTGTGGAGCCGAGTAAGCCGGACTGGCCAACTTCCATCCCGTTCAAAAGAAAGCTGTCGTCACATAAGGACCTCCATTTTTATAATTCTATTCAACATTTAGCAAAAGCTTTAATAGTGCTGTTGTTACACAGCCCTTGTGTCATATCACATAGATATATCATGATAAATACTCAGATGTGCATGTCAGGGCCTAACAATCAACTGTCACAGGTTCATGTGTCATTAGCCCAAGTGTTTCTGTACAATTCACAAACACTGTATTATCCCAATAGGCCTATAATTGTCACCTGTATCATTTAGAGCAGGGGTTGCAGCCTTCTACCTGCTGATAAACACTTCGTTGGCTGCCTCATGTGGGGGGTGGTGGTGCAAATGGCTTATATTGTGCAAGTGAAATGTGAATATTCTGCTACGGAATTTTACAAGATAAAGGGCTGATTTTATTGAGCTGAATCTGAGCATTTcatttataaacagaaaaaactTGACTGTAACAGAGTAAATAAATACTTACCATTTGTACAAAGCTGTTTCATCCTTTATTCTGTGTGGGTGTCGctaacaaggctgcaggctgcaggctgagtaatacagggaactctgagtatcactcatgtattataagggataatgtaccccctactgtaaatgataaggatattagaagtcactgtgggattctgtgaccataaaaaggcacaaggctgcaggctgagttatacagggaactctgagtatcactcatgtattataagggataatgtaaccctactgtaaatgataaggatattagaagtcactgaggagttctgtgaccatataaaggcacaaggctgcaggctg
Proteins encoded:
- the rcsd1.S gene encoding RCSD domain containing 1 S homeolog; the encoded protein is MEGKSADISSAEEAPVPSVAKLAGIFGEQRNSPRKEIPPPKPTRRRPPCSLPLYKPEVTHNDEERVSPPACLQSKIKVKSSPLIEKLQANLVFPPVVLLPGGGGLPKSPGLKVMTSPFSSPPLTPGSPGIQSRSSESDETPVSFENPPEGAHTLSTAKLRTKGSIKRRPPSRRFRKSLTEFGTEDEVESSKTAKENGEKTQDADEVFNPKEKQNKEESELLTETQEETSKPTGESSEKSEEEKSGDGKETETERESDANQGDEDTKKDCEKETTVNESDPKEPTIAPTGPTNIETTEEKPCDLLGKDADAEGSKSNGETWTKKIEGFTVTNKGGQMIFVTTSFAKFSAVFPETTYYKHGS
- the rcsd1.S gene encoding RCSD domain containing 1 S homeolog isoform X1 → MEGKSADISSAEEAPVPSVAKLAGIFGEQRNSPRKEIPPPKPTRRRPPCSLPLYKPEVTHNDEERVSPPACLQSKIKVKSSPLIEKLQANLVFPPVVLLPGGGGLPKSPGLKVMTSPFSSPPLTPGSPGIQSRSSESDETPVSFENPPEGAHTLSTAKLRTKGSIKRRPPSRRFRKSLTEFGTEDEVESSKTAKENGEKTQDADEVFNPKEKQNKEESELLTETQEETSKPTGESSEKSEEEKSGDGKETETERESDANQGDEDTKKDCEKETTVNESDPKEPTIAPTGPTNIETTEEKPCDLLGKDADAEGSKSNGEADLDKEN